The DNA sequence CATtgcactaaaaatatatttttaatttacacatttaaattttataacaaaattccatctgtGTATTgttgaacaaaattaaattaataaaacttaatttgATTTAATGAAACATTACTccattcaatttaatggaattttttttaaatgttagaaGCAATGACACATAGGtgtcaattaaattttttcaaTCTAAATGCAAATTTGTATAATTCAGAGCTTTGGAGGAGGGGAATAttatcaatgaacaatacttttctttctattcctcacacaaagctattttgtggcttcaggagacttggaatacagcacaagatggattactttaatggtgttttcaGGGTGTACacaagagctgcatgaagattcttcgaaattttttattttgtgttccctggaaaaataacagcaaacaggtttgaaatgacacgagggtatgtaaataatgacagaatattcatttttgggagatTGGtgcctttaaaataaaaatgcacagcGTTTCTAAAATCTCATGTTAAGGTTAAATTAAAAGGCTATTGATTGACATTATCTgttcatattttgttttaatcTGCCTGACTGATACAGCACATGGGCCAAGACTGTTCAAACCAGCTCTTTATTAAAGAGGAGAATTTAGAAGTGGACACTTACACAAGTTACACAGGTAATGTTTTgcagttaatgtgtaattttcagGTGTAAAGTAATTAGTTCCTCTTTAActgatttgtctttttaaaataatattaaataggcAAAATCCCCCAAGCATCAAGAGCACAGTCACACTCTTCAGCATTGGAGCCCTGTACTGTTAAACGTCCAGAGGTGGCAGAATCCAAAAAATACAATGACTGTTTTGTGTCCGGTGGATTTTCAGAGATATCTGCAATCCAAACCACATTCTCAGATTCCTCAGAAAAACACTCTTTAGAAATCACATTGATTGATGAAACTGGTGAACAGTTAATAGCACCAATTGATGATCCGTTGGAATCTGATGGTTACTATATTCTCGATGAATTTTCAGGCCCAGGCCCATCTGAGGCCAGGGATGACGGGAGCTCACAGAAGATATATGGATATGATGTAACCACTGCAGAAAGTTGTGAAAAGAGATTTAAGGTACAGAAACTGCCCGGGCGACCTAAATTGAGTTATTGTGATTCTGGGAAGATGTTTCTTCACCAAAATGCTACTAAAAACCGACTTAGAAGATACAAGTGTCGGCCTCCAGTAAAGTTTCAAAAGGTGAAACCAAAGAAAAAGTTTCGTTGTGAGGTCTGTGGGAAATGTTTTCATTCAAACACTAATCTCACGGTTCACTATGTGGTCCACACAGGCGAAAGGCCCCACAAATGCAGTTATTGTGGGAAAGGGTTCTCACAGAAAGGAAATTTGCACACTCACGAACGCATCCACAGAGGAGAAAGACCATTTACTTGTCAAATCTGCGGAAAGGGCTTCACCCAGAAAGTTTGCCTACGCAATCATGAACGCATCCACAGTGGAGAAAGACCATACACTTGTGTAACTTGTGGAAGGGGTTTCACACAGGAAATCACCCTAGATCAACACATGATTGTCCATCAGAGAAGAGCTAAGATAAAAGCAAAGAGAACGCTGAGTGATTTGATTTATAGCTTTATTTAGCACCCTACTGTTTGTTATTTCTCAACTCAAAAGTGTTCAGTAGCTGTGTAAAATACAATATAGAGAAGTCTTATTCTGGAATAGGTTGTAGCAGAAGATACATGTCAGTTATGACTGTGTAATTAGGCAAAGCCTGGTGGTGTTTGATGTCAGCCATTAGTGTAAagcagggctagtcaactggcggTCCGCGTGCCAAATCCGGCCCGGCAATTATCTTTATCTGGCCCTCCGACAGATTTTTGAAATACCAGAGCGCTCTCTGCGCACAACTCGGCCTTCAAAGGCACGAGCCACTGCAGTCAGTGGTGAATTTAACAACGCTCAATAGTGtatgcaacagcattcagccgtCATCAGTTGTCCAGGCCGGAGCAcgtgtttaagcttttctggcgaTAGTTTAGTCACACTGCTTTGCAAAACATGGATCGCACcatttaggtgagcatttgatagTGTCTTTTTCAGTCAGTTGGATTTATATAAATTGTTTAGTTGTAGGGCTGAAACCATTAGTCGACATTacctaagggggagagattgaaactgcacccggctgatgcacactctggcacgggcacgctcatccctcgagcgcacacgcttaatgcagctagattataacgtgatggctcacgacatagtgaatcataatacataaGTGCTGCGGTGGTGATCTTTTCAtgaacaaaatcacacacagctttattaatatgagagagtttgtttttttgtgagtcaaagatggattgaagtgaacagagaggtgagagagggtagtcttcgccccattatacactgcaataaaatatgtttttgatttgtttttgcttgttttccaacataaatatctaaaactcctatCTAAAAAGCAATACACATTTacattagcagctatactgcagaataaaacatttttatttgagaatgttaaatataatattaaatattttaaaatatctaaaagtccttaaaatatgatacatttacctgagaagcagaatataagatatttagacttgctttcaaagAATATGTCTTggatataagtatattttgactttactgcactggcagatgaacaagtgaaaaaatacacttatatacaaaatatactcaTATTAATAAACTCATAAATTACCGATgcatattctctgaaagcaagtctaaatatcttatatgttgcttctcaagtaaatgtatcttatttgaaggatttttagatatttttaaatggaaaataagacaaaagtgaatttattttactgaattaaactaaataaaagtaattttttcccccctttaattcaattaatgtcttaagatgtattttaaaagatgattttgtcctctttattgttagtaagcacgtttaatacaaccttttaagtccgGCACAAGCTGAaaaatcggttaagagctaacaattaatcgttgcaataatcgatgaatagtcaaataatcgttctgataatcattagattagtcgattatcaaaataatcgttagttgcagccctacttagTTGTGTGAAGTGTTGTCAAACCTACAGATGTAAAACATGATCACTGCAGTTGTTACAGAAATGTAAGCACATGCACATCTTGGGCAACAAAAGAgaaatcgatgatgaaaaccgaacgtttaaagaaaatgtgctgaaaaaattgcttttatttactattcttgaagtgtcaaatGGGCGTGTCTAATCTGTTCAAGGTCGGTAATGCTCGTAAAAACAGTGATAacgtgaaactgaacctgcaaatatcctgattGTATTTGGTTGtatatacagctgtgagtcagacATCTCAATCACGAACAGAATCAAGAAAATGAAATTGATTaattcttaagtaaacatgacattttgatatgaccattgttttcatatgtgggttgatattgtaatagggctttagcagatctaaatgttcctcctcagttttcataatttgtaaacaatagctaattgtaaaaaatgttaaaatgatcattatgttttgtttagtgttTATTCTTCCAAGTAAaggccagaccttaaaaaatgataattcaatatacagtataccctgtgactattttaatataaataaacatcatattaaaaaaaaaattttttatgtaaCATGTTACTTGCGATGAAAGTGCTAGCTAAGATGAATACAGAAAAATGTTTGGCCCCCGCCTAATTTTAATATGGATAATCTGGCCCgtgcaagaaagtagttgaagagccctggtgTAAagcaactagggatgggcattttggccattttgtctactcgaggtGCAGTGACATGTACAGAACTATTATAATAACATGTCaaatgtctttggctgctgcattgcgtcttgttgttccagtgtatcgtctattcattattataggctgttataaaataaaatgttacaaaatatacaaaagattgcataatcaaaatataatgcatcatattttgtcattatgtgaaggttCGCTGCACAACTCAATGAATGTGCACAACGCGcctctgtctgttcttccttcaggttaccatagtaatcttagtaagcgtgcatctgttttttagtgactgtctgaccGGTCTATTTGAGTTCAGTTTTGAtgatgctgcattctgttccatttagctgtgttctgtctagctgtttgaaacact is a window from the Myxocyprinus asiaticus isolate MX2 ecotype Aquarium Trade chromosome 13, UBuf_Myxa_2, whole genome shotgun sequence genome containing:
- the LOC127450833 gene encoding zinc finger protein 235-like isoform X4 is translated as MRVQPSIKRIFGKEWCSSLWDRRIERREDKLAIDVDQHMGQDCSNQLFIKEENLEVDTYTSYTGKIPQASRAQSHSSALEPCTVKRPEVAESKKYNDCFVSGGFSEISAIQTTFSDSSEKHSLEITLIDETGEQLIAPIDDPLESDGYYILDEFSGPGPSEARDDGSSQKIYGYDVTTAESCEKRFKVQKLPGRPKLSYCDSGKMFLHQNATKNRLRRYKCRPPVKFQKVKPKKKFRCEVCGKCFHSNTNLTVHYVVHTGERPHKCSYCGKGFSQKGNLHTHERIHRGERPFTCQICGKGFTQKVCLRNHERIHSGERPYTCVTCGRGFTQEITLDQHMIVHQRRAKIKAKRTLSDLIYSFI
- the LOC127450833 gene encoding zinc finger protein 235-like isoform X1, encoding MSKSFQLQLSSIMEIMTKTAMEEICKLVNRDFAFLQQELSRVMSENTVLKDKMFCLESEVESTRITKLEPRAGSKIYRSICVQTEYGVQPSIKRIFGKEWCSSLWDRRIERREDKLAIDVDQHMGQDCSNQLFIKEENLEVDTYTSYTGKIPQASRAQSHSSALEPCTVKRPEVAESKKYNDCFVSGGFSEISAIQTTFSDSSEKHSLEITLIDETGEQLIAPIDDPLESDGYYILDEFSGPGPSEARDDGSSQKIYGYDVTTAESCEKRFKVQKLPGRPKLSYCDSGKMFLHQNATKNRLRRYKCRPPVKFQKVKPKKKFRCEVCGKCFHSNTNLTVHYVVHTGERPHKCSYCGKGFSQKGNLHTHERIHRGERPFTCQICGKGFTQKVCLRNHERIHSGERPYTCVTCGRGFTQEITLDQHMIVHQRRAKIKAKRTLSDLIYSFI
- the LOC127450833 gene encoding zinc finger protein 155-like isoform X5, giving the protein MSKSFQLQLSSIMEIMTKTAMEEICKLVNRDFAFLQQELSRVMSENTVLKDKMFCLESEVESTRITKLEPRAGSKIYRSICVQTEYGVQPSIKRIFGKEWCSSLWDRRIERREDKLAIDVDQHMGQDCSNQLFIKEENLEVDTYTSYTGPGPSEARDDGSSQKIYGYDVTTAESCEKRFKVQKLPGRPKLSYCDSGKMFLHQNATKNRLRRYKCRPPVKFQKVKPKKKFRCEVCGKCFHSNTNLTVHYVVHTGERPHKCSYCGKGFSQKGNLHTHERIHRGERPFTCQICGKGFTQKVCLRNHERIHSGERPYTCVTCGRGFTQEITLDQHMIVHQRRAKIKAKRTLSDLIYSFI